One Anaerolineales bacterium DNA segment encodes these proteins:
- a CDS encoding ABC transporter permease, with protein sequence MKILRDLFKDYRFTLSFSVLLILLALAIVAHFSPDDPALTGAVPRDLKPSAEYWLGTDSKGQDIFWQAAFAVRNSLIISVIAGLLSRIIAILVGMVAGYVGGMTDRVLMFISDSLLVIPLLLILIMMAMLLREYMNLLILALLLAVFGWAWDARVIRSVILSLREREFTQTAILSGTGTVELVWKEYMPFTMPLVFSTLINNMAWAIGLEMTLAILGLMNVNIPTLGTMLNWALAYQAILLGRWWWILTPVVLSVFLFVALYWLSVSISEYLDPRTRTQRVGT encoded by the coding sequence GTGAAAATCCTCCGCGATCTTTTCAAGGATTACCGCTTTACCTTGAGTTTCAGCGTCTTGCTCATTCTGCTGGCTCTGGCGATTGTCGCCCATTTCTCCCCCGACGACCCCGCCCTGACCGGCGCGGTCCCCCGCGACCTGAAGCCCTCGGCGGAATATTGGCTGGGCACCGACTCGAAGGGCCAGGACATCTTCTGGCAGGCGGCCTTCGCCGTCCGCAACTCGCTGATCATCTCGGTCATCGCCGGACTGCTTTCCCGCATCATCGCCATCCTGGTGGGCATGGTCGCGGGCTACGTGGGCGGAATGACCGACCGGGTGCTGATGTTCATCAGCGACAGCCTGCTGGTCATCCCGCTGCTCCTGATCCTGATCATGATGGCGATGCTGCTCCGCGAGTACATGAACCTGCTCATCCTGGCGCTTCTGCTGGCGGTGTTCGGGTGGGCCTGGGACGCGCGCGTCATCCGCTCGGTGATCCTTAGCCTGCGCGAACGCGAGTTCACCCAGACGGCGATCCTCTCGGGTACCGGGACCGTGGAGTTGGTGTGGAAGGAATACATGCCCTTCACCATGCCGCTGGTGTTTTCGACTCTGATCAACAACATGGCTTGGGCGATCGGATTGGAAATGACCCTCGCCATCCTCGGGTTGATGAACGTCAACATCCCCACTCTGGGCACGATGCTCAACTGGGCCCTCGCCTACCAGGCGATCCTGCTCGGCCGCTGGTGGTGGATCCTGACCCCGGTGGTCCTGTCGGTGTTCCTGTTCGTCGCCCTGTATTGGCTTTCGGTCAGCATCAGCGAATACCTCGATCCGCGGACCCGCACCCAGCGGGTCGGAACGTAG
- a CDS encoding ABC transporter permease, giving the protein MNFLKRYLIPRLVQYILVIFLGITAVFIIPRLLPNDPVAAMIGVMQARGAQMEPGAMEVAINALKEMYGLEGSWWEQYVAFWSRLFRGDFGVSFFQFPTTVNQMVARAMPWTLGLLLISTAINWTLGNIVGGLAGYYSRRRWSRLLDAIAMVIRPQPYYIFAFMLLLVFGYFIPWFPVAGGTDLGRKLVFNWVTIQDILHHSFLPAMSMIVLGAAINFQTMKLIVQNVNAENFVQYAKLGGVTESRIVGKYVIRNAVMPQITGLALSLGQIFSGALITEIVFSYPGLGTLIYNAIVNGDYNLIMGITVYSILGITTMMLALDLLYPLFDPRVRYT; this is encoded by the coding sequence GTGAACTTCCTAAAACGCTATCTCATCCCCAGGCTGGTGCAATACATATTGGTGATTTTTCTAGGAATCACCGCCGTGTTCATCATCCCGCGGCTCTTGCCCAACGATCCCGTCGCCGCGATGATCGGGGTGATGCAAGCCCGCGGCGCGCAAATGGAGCCGGGGGCGATGGAAGTGGCCATCAACGCTTTGAAGGAAATGTACGGGCTGGAAGGTTCCTGGTGGGAGCAGTATGTCGCCTTTTGGAGCAGGCTGTTCCGGGGCGATTTCGGGGTTTCCTTCTTCCAGTTCCCGACCACGGTCAACCAGATGGTCGCGCGGGCCATGCCGTGGACCCTCGGATTGCTGCTCATCTCAACGGCCATCAACTGGACCCTGGGCAACATCGTCGGCGGGCTGGCCGGATATTATTCCCGCCGGCGCTGGTCGCGCCTGCTCGACGCCATCGCCATGGTCATCCGCCCGCAGCCGTATTACATCTTTGCCTTTATGCTGCTCCTCGTGTTCGGATATTTCATTCCGTGGTTCCCGGTTGCCGGCGGCACCGACCTGGGCCGCAAGCTGGTGTTCAACTGGGTCACCATCCAGGATATCCTCCACCATTCGTTTTTGCCGGCGATGTCGATGATCGTCCTCGGCGCCGCGATCAACTTCCAAACCATGAAGCTGATCGTGCAGAACGTCAACGCCGAAAATTTCGTCCAATACGCCAAGCTGGGCGGGGTGACGGAAAGCCGGATCGTGGGCAAGTACGTGATCCGCAACGCCGTGATGCCCCAGATCACCGGCCTGGCCCTTTCCCTCGGACAGATCTTCAGCGGCGCCCTGATCACCGAGATCGTGTTTTCCTATCCCGGCCTGGGCACGCTGATCTACAATGCGATCGTGAACGGCGACTACAACCTGATCATGGGCATCACAGTCTATTCCATCCTCGGCATCACCACGATGATGCTCGCCCTGGACCTGCTGTATCCGCTGTTTGATCCGCGCGTACGGTACACCTAA